From Carassius auratus strain Wakin chromosome 10, ASM336829v1, whole genome shotgun sequence, a single genomic window includes:
- the stoml2 gene encoding stomatin-like protein 2, mitochondrial, producing MLRTVVCRAGSGLLKHSQRTVPVLWGSRAQQRWASSLPMNTVVLFVPQQEAWVVERMGRFHRILEPGLNFLIPILDRVKYVQSLKEIVIDVPEQSAVTLDNVTLQIDGVLYLRILDPFKASYGVEDPEYAVTQLAQTTMRSELGKLTLDKVFRERESLNANMVHSINQASDEWGIRCLRYEIKDIHVPPRVKESMQMQVEAERKKRATVLESEGTREAAINVAEGRKQAQILASEGQKTEQINKAAGEANAVLAKAEAKAKAIRLLSEALTRQNGNAAASLTVAEQYVSAFSNLAKESNTILLPSNTGDISSMVTQAMAIYGSLSKTKSTADSVTAETNNELILEGETVSETETERK from the exons ATGCTCAGGACGGTGGTGTGTCGGGCAGGGAGCGGACTTTTAAAG CATTCACAGCGAACCGTGCCTGTGTTGTGGGGGAGCCGAGCTCAGCAGCGATGGGCTTCCAGCCTCCCGATGAACACCGTGGTTCTGTTCGTACCCCAGCAGGAAGCCTGGGTGGTGGAGAGAATGGGCCGTTTCCACCGAATCCTGGAACCT GGTCTGAACTTCTTAATTCCCATCCTGGACAGAGTTAAATATGTTCAAAGCCTAAAAGAGATCGTGATAGATGTGCCAGAGCAGTCAGCAGTTACCCTCG ACAATGTGACATTGCAGATTGATGGAGTTTTATATCTCAGGATACTCGACCCGTTTAAG GCCAGTTATGGAGTGGAGGACCCAGAATATGCCGTCACACAGCTGGCACAGACCACCATGAGATCAGAGCTGGGAAAACTGACCCTGGACAAAGTGTTTAGG GAAAGAGAGTCCCTGAATGCCAATATGGTCCACTCAATAAACCAGGCATCAGACGAATGGGGGATTCGATGTCTTCGATACGAGATCAAAGACATTCACGTTCCTCCACGGGTGAAAGAGTCAATGCAAATGCAG GTGGAGGCCGAGCGGAAGAAGAGAGCCACTGTTCTGGAGTCAGAGGGGACGAGAGAGGCGGCCATCAATGTGGCCGAGGGGCGCAAACAGGCTCAGATTCTGGCATCTGAGGGACAGAAGACCGAACAGATTAACAAAGCTGCTG GTGAAGCGAATGCTGTTTTGGCTAAAGCTGAAGCAAAGGCCAAAGCTATCCGGCTGCTGTCCGAGGCACTCACTCGACAG AATGGAAACGCTGCAGCATCTTTAACTGTGGCCGAACAGTACGTCTCCGCTTTCTCCAACCTGGCCAAGGAATCCAACACGATCTTACTGCCCTCCAACACAGGAGACATCAGCAGCATGGTCACTCAG GCCATGGCGATTTATGGGAGTTTATCGAAGACAAAGAGCACAGCAGACAGTGTGACTGCTGAGACTAATAATGAGCTGATTCTGGAAGGGGAAACTGTTTCTGAAACCGAAACTGAGCGTAAATAA